The following proteins are encoded in a genomic region of Alistipes shahii WAL 8301:
- the trhA gene encoding PAQR family membrane homeostasis protein TrhA yields MDKKKAVYVPTVGEEIGNAVSHGVMSLLSLLALPFAAVWAYAHDPGGVLASVSVSVFVISIFLMFLASTLYHSMNPQSKHKEVFHILDHIFIYVAIAGSYTPIALSVIGGWQGVFITVLQWAMVIFGVFYKSLSRKSIPAISLTIYLVMGWTIVFFLPLFISHASTPLVALIALGGVLYTLGAWFYARKGFRYHHMVWHLLIDLAVAAHFAGIVFYLY; encoded by the coding sequence ATGGACAAGAAAAAGGCAGTTTACGTGCCGACCGTAGGCGAGGAAATCGGCAATGCCGTGTCCCACGGCGTGATGTCGCTGTTATCGCTGCTGGCCCTTCCTTTCGCCGCCGTGTGGGCCTATGCGCATGACCCCGGCGGGGTTCTGGCCTCGGTCTCGGTGTCGGTTTTCGTCATTTCGATCTTCCTGATGTTCCTCGCCTCGACGCTCTATCACTCGATGAACCCGCAGTCGAAGCACAAGGAGGTTTTCCACATCCTCGACCATATTTTCATCTACGTCGCCATCGCGGGCAGCTATACGCCCATCGCGCTGTCGGTCATCGGCGGCTGGCAGGGGGTGTTCATCACCGTCCTGCAATGGGCGATGGTGATTTTCGGGGTGTTCTACAAGTCGCTCTCCCGAAAGTCGATACCGGCCATCAGTCTGACCATCTACCTGGTCATGGGCTGGACGATCGTCTTCTTCCTGCCGCTGTTCATCAGCCACGCTTCGACGCCCCTCGTGGCGCTGATCGCGCTGGGCGGCGTGCTCTATACGCTCGGCGCGTGGTTCTACGCCCGCAAGGGCTTCCGCTACCACCACATGGTGTGGCATCTGCTGATCGACCTCGCGGTTGCGGCGCACTTCGCCGGGATCGTGTTTTACCTCTACTGA
- a CDS encoding RelA/SpoT family protein, with protein MDFSRYEKLRTLVRANFSEQTRALVDEALEYADGKLAGLVRYDGSPLLEHAAAVASIVISEVGLGRNSTISAILHDVVRLAHKQLPAEEFLALSADIRKRFGDQVVGITLGLANISELKLKVAKEQADNFRDLIVSYSEDPRVILIKLADRLEVMRSLEMFPREKWRKKSWESMNLYAQIAHKLGLYSIKSELEDIALKYLEPKDYEHVVTKLEESAEERKAFIGRFLVPIEQRLNRLGIKYHIKSRTKSIFSIWNKMHKQHVPFEGVYDIFAIRIIIDCPQEAEKQLCWTAYSVVTDFYTPNPKRMRDWISIPKSNGYESLHTTVSAEGRWIEVQIRTERMDAVAERGIAAHWRYKGVNQGAQTSEMWLGHLRELIEDTTHSLAQRFDAKPASGEIFVFTPNGDLRKLPEGATLLDFAFDIHTSLGSTCVGGRVNGRAVPIREQLRNGDIVEITTQKNQTPKSDWLSLVVTSKARNKIKSYLREEQAKHTRMGREELERKLKNWKFAITIDEAVAYLAKYFKLRLGTEVYALIATQKLDFGSIKEILSRHLSGEAEEERRAAAAEIERQKAALHGTQEKAAPQDALVIDDDISKIQYKLAKCCNPIKGDDVFGFVTISAGITIHRCDCPNAKRMRENYPYRVIDARWRQSAEGAFRVTIRIVAADTTGMANHITEVIVRDLKLGIRSMNFAPAGNGCVAGEVAVEVPGTAVVDTLIHQIMRIKGVQRAYRVN; from the coding sequence ATGGACTTTTCACGGTACGAAAAACTCCGCACGCTCGTGCGCGCGAATTTCTCGGAGCAGACCCGGGCACTCGTCGACGAGGCGCTGGAGTATGCCGACGGGAAACTCGCCGGACTGGTGCGCTACGACGGCTCGCCCCTGCTGGAGCATGCCGCCGCGGTGGCTTCGATCGTGATCTCGGAGGTGGGCCTGGGCCGCAACTCCACCATCTCGGCGATCCTGCACGACGTGGTGCGCCTCGCCCACAAGCAGCTGCCCGCCGAAGAATTCCTCGCCCTGAGCGCCGACATCCGCAAACGCTTCGGCGATCAGGTCGTGGGCATCACCCTCGGGCTGGCCAACATCTCGGAGCTGAAGCTCAAGGTGGCCAAGGAGCAGGCCGACAATTTCCGGGACCTGATCGTGAGCTACTCCGAAGACCCGCGCGTCATCCTGATCAAACTGGCCGACCGGCTCGAAGTGATGCGTTCGCTCGAAATGTTCCCCCGCGAAAAGTGGCGCAAGAAGAGCTGGGAGTCGATGAACCTCTATGCCCAGATCGCCCACAAGCTGGGTCTCTACTCGATCAAGAGCGAGCTGGAGGACATCGCCCTGAAATACCTCGAACCGAAGGATTACGAGCACGTCGTCACAAAACTCGAAGAGAGCGCCGAGGAGCGCAAGGCCTTCATCGGGCGGTTCCTCGTGCCGATCGAACAGCGGCTGAACCGCCTCGGCATCAAATACCACATCAAGAGCCGCACCAAATCGATCTTCTCGATCTGGAACAAGATGCACAAACAGCACGTCCCGTTCGAGGGCGTCTACGACATCTTCGCCATCCGCATCATCATCGACTGCCCGCAGGAGGCCGAGAAACAGCTCTGCTGGACGGCCTATTCGGTGGTGACGGACTTCTACACGCCCAACCCCAAGCGCATGCGCGACTGGATCTCGATCCCCAAGTCGAACGGCTACGAGTCGCTGCACACCACCGTGTCGGCCGAAGGCCGCTGGATCGAGGTGCAGATCCGCACCGAGCGCATGGACGCCGTGGCCGAGCGAGGCATCGCCGCGCACTGGCGTTACAAGGGCGTCAACCAGGGGGCGCAGACCAGCGAAATGTGGCTGGGACATCTGCGCGAACTGATAGAGGACACGACCCACTCGCTGGCGCAGCGTTTCGACGCCAAGCCCGCGTCGGGCGAAATCTTCGTCTTCACGCCCAACGGCGACCTGCGCAAACTCCCCGAGGGGGCCACGCTCCTCGACTTCGCCTTCGACATCCACACCTCGCTCGGATCGACGTGCGTGGGCGGACGGGTCAACGGCCGCGCCGTGCCGATCCGCGAACAGCTGCGCAACGGCGACATCGTGGAGATCACCACCCAGAAAAACCAGACGCCCAAGTCGGACTGGCTGTCGCTGGTGGTGACCTCGAAGGCCCGCAACAAGATCAAGTCCTACCTGCGCGAGGAGCAGGCCAAGCACACGCGCATGGGGCGCGAGGAGCTGGAACGCAAACTCAAGAACTGGAAATTCGCCATCACGATCGACGAGGCGGTGGCTTACCTGGCCAAATACTTCAAACTGCGCCTCGGCACGGAGGTCTACGCGCTGATCGCCACCCAGAAGCTCGACTTCGGGTCGATCAAGGAGATCCTCTCACGCCACCTTTCGGGCGAAGCCGAAGAGGAGCGCCGCGCCGCGGCCGCCGAAATCGAACGCCAGAAGGCCGCGCTGCACGGCACGCAGGAGAAGGCCGCTCCGCAGGACGCGCTGGTGATCGACGACGACATCTCGAAAATCCAGTACAAGCTGGCCAAATGCTGCAACCCGATCAAGGGCGACGACGTGTTCGGATTCGTGACGATCAGCGCGGGAATCACCATCCACCGCTGCGACTGCCCCAACGCCAAGCGCATGCGCGAGAATTACCCCTACCGCGTGATCGACGCCCGCTGGCGGCAGTCGGCCGAAGGGGCGTTCCGCGTCACGATCCGCATCGTGGCGGCCGACACCACGGGCATGGCCAACCACATCACCGAGGTCATCGTCCGCGATCTCAAACTGGGCATCCGCTCGATGAACTTCGCACCCGCCGGGAACGGCTGCGTGGCGGGAGAAGTGGCCGTCGAAGTGCCCGGTACGGCCGTCGTGGACACGCTCATACACCAGATCATGCGCATCAAGGGCGTGCAGCGCGCCTACCGCGTCAACTAA
- a CDS encoding GNAT family N-acetyltransferase, producing MNNNTISVVFADSSHAHYAPRICDLIYESALQRGTGIAKRSPEYIAAKMTGGKAVVALDGEKLVGFSYIECWGHGDFVATSGLIVDPEYRHMGLAEQIKRRTFELARRRFPYAKLFSITTSLPVMKLNSRMGYVPVTFSELTEDEEFWRGCEGCCNYDILQRNNRRMCLCTGMLYDPAKEPPAKQSRLAPYRMFFRNKVKKLFHLK from the coding sequence ATGAATAACAACACAATCAGCGTCGTTTTCGCCGACTCGTCGCACGCACATTACGCACCGCGTATTTGCGATCTGATCTACGAGTCGGCCCTGCAGCGGGGTACGGGCATCGCCAAGCGGTCGCCCGAATACATCGCCGCAAAAATGACCGGTGGCAAGGCCGTCGTGGCGCTGGACGGTGAAAAACTGGTCGGGTTCAGCTATATCGAGTGCTGGGGTCACGGCGACTTCGTCGCCACCTCGGGACTTATCGTCGATCCGGAGTACCGCCATATGGGACTCGCGGAACAGATCAAACGACGAACCTTCGAGCTGGCCCGACGACGATTCCCGTATGCCAAGTTATTCAGTATCACCACGTCGCTGCCGGTTATGAAGCTCAACTCGCGAATGGGCTACGTCCCCGTGACCTTCTCGGAACTGACCGAAGACGAGGAGTTCTGGCGCGGCTGCGAAGGCTGCTGCAACTACGACATCCTGCAACGCAACAACCGCCGCATGTGCCTCTGCACGGGCATGCTCTACGACCCGGCCAAGGAACCGCCCGCGAAACAGTCGCGGCTGGCCCCCTACCGGATGTTTTTCCGGAACAAAGTAAAAAAACTGTTTCACCTGAAATAA
- the argG gene encoding argininosuccinate synthase, producing the protein METKKKVVLAFSGGLDTSFCVKYLSEEKGYDVYTAIANTGGFSKPELEKIEKRAMELGATAHATLDIEQEYYEKSIRYMVFGNILRNGTYPISVSSERIFQAIAIIEYAKQIGADAVAHGSTGAGNDQVRFDLTFQILAPEIEIITPTRDMTLTREYEIDYLRKHGITADYKKMEYSINKGLWGTSIGGKETLHSEQTLPEEAYPSQITAEGEERLKLTFEQGELAAVNGTPYTDKVEAIRAVEAIGAKYGIGRDMHIGDTIIGIKGRVGFEAAAPMLIIAAHKMLEKHTLTKWQTYWKDQVATWYGMFLHEAQYLEPVMRDIEAMLLSSQRNVTGTVELILRPRNYTLVGVDSTFDLMKTDFGEYGEVNKAWTADDVKGFTKILGNQIKIFYNVQKRNKK; encoded by the coding sequence ATGGAAACCAAGAAGAAAGTGGTTCTGGCGTTCAGCGGCGGTCTGGACACCTCGTTTTGTGTAAAATACCTCTCCGAGGAGAAGGGTTACGACGTTTACACGGCAATCGCCAACACGGGCGGGTTCTCGAAACCCGAACTCGAAAAGATCGAGAAGCGCGCCATGGAGCTGGGCGCCACGGCACACGCGACGCTCGACATCGAGCAGGAGTACTACGAGAAAAGCATCCGCTACATGGTCTTCGGCAACATCCTGCGCAACGGGACCTACCCCATTTCGGTAAGTTCGGAGCGCATTTTCCAGGCCATCGCCATCATCGAATACGCCAAACAGATCGGCGCCGACGCCGTGGCCCACGGTTCGACCGGCGCGGGCAACGACCAGGTGCGCTTCGACCTGACGTTCCAGATCCTCGCCCCCGAGATCGAGATCATCACCCCGACGCGCGACATGACCCTGACGCGCGAATACGAGATCGACTACCTCCGCAAGCACGGCATCACGGCCGACTACAAGAAGATGGAGTACTCGATCAACAAGGGGCTGTGGGGAACCTCGATCGGCGGCAAGGAGACCCTCCACTCGGAGCAGACACTCCCCGAGGAGGCCTATCCGAGCCAGATCACGGCCGAGGGCGAGGAGCGGCTCAAACTCACCTTCGAGCAGGGCGAGCTGGCGGCGGTCAACGGCACGCCCTACACGGACAAGGTCGAGGCCATCCGCGCCGTGGAGGCCATCGGGGCGAAATATGGCATCGGCCGCGACATGCACATCGGCGACACGATCATCGGCATCAAGGGCCGCGTGGGCTTCGAGGCCGCCGCGCCGATGCTGATCATCGCCGCGCACAAGATGCTCGAAAAACACACGCTGACCAAATGGCAGACCTACTGGAAAGACCAGGTGGCGACGTGGTACGGCATGTTCCTCCACGAAGCGCAGTACCTCGAACCGGTGATGCGCGACATCGAGGCGATGCTCCTCTCCTCGCAGCGCAACGTGACGGGAACCGTGGAGCTGATCCTGCGGCCGCGCAACTATACGCTCGTGGGCGTCGACTCGACGTTCGACCTGATGAAGACCGACTTCGGCGAGTACGGCGAGGTCAACAAGGCGTGGACGGCCGACGACGTGAAGGGATTCACGAAGATCCTCGGCAACCAGATCAAGATTTTCTACAACGTCCAGAAACGCAACAAGAAATGA
- the argC gene encoding N-acetyl-gamma-glutamyl-phosphate reductase, which yields MIRVGIIGGAGYTAGELIRLLVNHPQAEIAFVHSTSNAGNRLAQVHGGLEGDTGMRFCDAYNLGAIDVLFLCSAHGQSRVWMEENTIPAGVKIIDLAQDFRDESCGFVYGLPELNRERIRRAERVANPGCFATAIQLALLPLAAAGLLQDEVHVTAVTGSTGAGVKPSATTHFSWRSDNISVYKAFTHQHLLEIGRNLRLLEPSFDREVNFVPMRGDFTRGILASVYTACPLDGEAASKLYADFYAPSAFTRVTERDVDLKQVVNTNKALLHTAKYGGKLHVVSVIDNLLKGASGQAVQNMNLMFGLDEKEGLRLKASAF from the coding sequence ATGATCCGGGTCGGCATCATCGGAGGCGCCGGGTACACCGCCGGCGAACTGATCCGCCTGCTGGTGAACCATCCGCAGGCGGAGATCGCCTTCGTCCACAGCACTTCGAACGCGGGCAACCGCCTCGCGCAGGTGCACGGAGGACTGGAGGGCGACACCGGCATGCGGTTCTGCGACGCGTACAACCTCGGGGCCATCGACGTGCTGTTCCTCTGCTCGGCCCACGGGCAGAGCCGGGTCTGGATGGAAGAGAACACGATCCCCGCAGGCGTGAAGATCATCGACCTGGCGCAGGATTTCCGCGACGAGTCGTGCGGATTCGTCTACGGGCTTCCGGAGCTGAACCGCGAACGCATCCGCCGGGCGGAGCGCGTGGCCAACCCGGGCTGTTTCGCCACGGCGATCCAGCTGGCGCTGCTGCCGCTGGCCGCCGCAGGGCTGTTGCAGGACGAGGTGCACGTGACGGCGGTGACGGGTTCGACGGGCGCAGGCGTAAAACCCTCGGCCACGACCCATTTCAGCTGGCGGTCGGACAACATTTCGGTTTACAAGGCCTTCACGCACCAGCATCTCCTGGAGATCGGGCGCAACCTGCGGCTGCTGGAGCCGTCGTTCGACCGCGAAGTGAACTTCGTGCCGATGCGCGGCGACTTCACGCGGGGCATCCTGGCGAGCGTCTACACGGCGTGTCCGCTCGACGGCGAAGCGGCATCGAAGCTCTACGCCGACTTCTACGCCCCCTCGGCATTCACCCGCGTCACGGAACGCGACGTGGACCTCAAGCAGGTGGTCAACACCAACAAGGCGTTGCTCCACACAGCCAAATACGGCGGGAAACTGCACGTCGTCTCGGTCATCGACAACCTGCTGAAAGGGGCGTCGGGACAGGCCGTGCAGAACATGAACCTGATGTTCGGGCTGGACGAAAAGGAGGGTTTGCGGCTGAAAGCCTCGGCATTTTAA
- a CDS encoding aspartate aminotransferase family protein, with protein sequence MELFNVYSLYPIEPVRGKGCYVYDAAGTEYLDLYGGHAVISIGHAQPDYVRAVQEQVARLGFYSNSVENSLQVKLAERLGRISGYDDYRLFLCNSGAEANENALKLASFHTGRSKALAISKAFHGRTSGAVAVTDNPAISSPFNRTPNVEFTPLNDIGAMRAKLATREFAAVIVEGIQGVAGIHCPTDEFLRAVRAAATETGTQLVLDEIQSGYGRTGRFFAHQAAGIRPDLITTAKGMANGFPIGGVLIAPHFEARPGLLGTTFGGSHLACAAAIAVLEVIERDALVENAAEIGDYLLAELHKIGGLKEVRGRGLMIGIEIDGSGPELRKKLLFDKHIFTGGAGASTVRLLPALCLTKEMADRFLTAFDKVKGEK encoded by the coding sequence ATGGAACTTTTCAACGTATATTCGTTATATCCGATCGAACCGGTGAGGGGCAAGGGCTGCTACGTCTACGACGCGGCGGGAACCGAGTACCTCGACCTTTACGGCGGCCATGCCGTGATCTCGATCGGGCATGCGCAGCCCGACTACGTGCGGGCCGTGCAGGAGCAGGTCGCACGTCTCGGATTCTACTCCAACTCGGTCGAGAATTCGCTTCAGGTGAAGTTGGCGGAGAGACTGGGCCGCATCTCGGGTTACGACGACTACCGCCTTTTCCTCTGCAACTCGGGGGCCGAGGCCAACGAGAACGCCCTGAAACTGGCGTCGTTCCACACGGGCCGGTCGAAGGCGCTCGCCATCTCGAAGGCCTTCCACGGCCGCACGTCGGGAGCCGTCGCCGTGACGGACAATCCGGCGATCTCGTCGCCCTTCAACCGCACGCCGAACGTGGAGTTCACCCCCCTGAACGACATCGGGGCGATGCGCGCGAAGCTCGCCACGCGGGAGTTCGCGGCGGTGATCGTCGAGGGCATTCAGGGCGTTGCGGGCATCCACTGCCCGACGGACGAGTTCCTGCGCGCCGTGCGCGCCGCGGCGACCGAGACCGGGACGCAGCTGGTGCTCGACGAAATCCAGTCGGGATACGGCCGCACGGGCCGCTTCTTCGCCCACCAGGCCGCCGGCATCCGCCCCGACCTGATCACCACGGCCAAAGGCATGGCCAACGGATTCCCGATCGGCGGCGTGCTCATAGCGCCCCACTTCGAGGCGCGTCCGGGGCTGTTGGGAACCACCTTCGGCGGCAGTCACCTGGCCTGTGCGGCGGCCATCGCCGTGCTGGAGGTGATCGAGCGCGACGCTCTGGTGGAAAACGCCGCCGAGATCGGCGACTACCTTCTGGCCGAACTGCACAAGATCGGCGGACTGAAAGAGGTGCGCGGACGCGGCCTGATGATCGGCATAGAGATCGACGGATCGGGTCCGGAGCTGCGCAAGAAACTGCTTTTCGACAAGCACATCTTCACGGGCGGGGCGGGAGCTTCGACCGTCAGGCTGCTGCCGGCGCTGTGCTTGACAAAAGAGATGGCGGACCGCTTCCTCACGGCGTTCGACAAGGTGAAAGGTGAAAAGTGA
- a CDS encoding N-acetylornithine carbamoyltransferase yields the protein MDKFTCVEDIGDLRQAVAEALEIKRDRFQFTGLGRNKTLLMLFFNSSLRTRLSTQKAAMNLGMNVMVLDVNQGAWKLETQRGVVMDGDKAEHLLEAIPVMGSYCDVIGVRSFARFQDKAEDYEERVLEQFIRHSGRPVFSMEAATRHPLQSFADLITIEEHKAVERPKVVMTWAPHPNALPQAVPNSFAEWMNAADYDFVITHPEGYELDPKFVGAARVEYDQRKALEGADFVYAKNWAAYTDPNYGKVLSRDRAWTVDAEKMALTNNARFMHCLPVRRNMIVTDEVIESPRSLVIPEAANREIAAQVVLKRLLEGLN from the coding sequence ATGGATAAATTCACCTGCGTAGAAGACATCGGCGACCTTCGTCAGGCTGTCGCCGAAGCATTGGAGATCAAGCGCGACCGCTTCCAGTTCACGGGACTGGGGCGCAACAAGACCCTTTTGATGCTCTTCTTCAATTCAAGCCTCCGCACGCGGCTTTCAACCCAGAAGGCCGCCATGAACCTCGGCATGAACGTCATGGTCCTCGACGTCAACCAGGGGGCGTGGAAACTCGAAACCCAGCGGGGTGTGGTGATGGACGGCGACAAGGCCGAACACCTGCTCGAAGCCATTCCGGTCATGGGATCGTACTGCGACGTGATCGGCGTAAGATCGTTCGCACGGTTTCAGGACAAAGCCGAGGATTACGAGGAACGCGTGCTGGAGCAGTTCATCCGCCACTCGGGCCGTCCGGTCTTCTCGATGGAGGCCGCGACGCGCCACCCGTTGCAGAGTTTCGCCGACCTGATCACCATCGAGGAGCACAAGGCCGTGGAGCGTCCGAAGGTCGTGATGACCTGGGCGCCGCACCCCAACGCCCTGCCGCAGGCCGTGCCCAACTCGTTCGCCGAGTGGATGAACGCCGCGGACTACGATTTCGTCATCACCCACCCCGAAGGGTACGAACTGGACCCGAAGTTCGTGGGCGCGGCGCGCGTCGAATACGACCAGCGCAAGGCCCTCGAAGGCGCCGACTTCGTCTACGCCAAGAACTGGGCCGCCTATACGGACCCCAATTACGGCAAGGTGCTGTCGCGCGACCGCGCATGGACGGTCGATGCGGAGAAGATGGCGCTCACGAACAACGCCCGCTTCATGCACTGCCTGCCCGTAAGGCGCAACATGATCGTCACGGACGAGGTGATCGAATCGCCCCGTTCGCTGGTGATCCCCGAGGCCGCGAACCGCGAGATCGCGGCCCAGGTGGTACTCAAACGACTGCTGGAGGGTCTGAACTGA
- the argB gene encoding acetylglutamate kinase has product MERITVVKIGGNVIDNPAAMKRFLKEFAALEGPKILVHGGGKLATRLAERLELKVQMVDGRRITDKGTLDVVTMVYAGLINKQAVAGLQAAGCNALGLSGADGNAVTARRRSPQPVDYGFVGDIERVDSALLRRLLEDGMAPVFSAIMHDGKGTLLNCNADSVASAVALGAAEIAPTDLVFCFEKAGVLRNPDDDTSLIREITAATYPPLKADGVVSKGMIPKIENALKAVEKGVRSVTIRSSENLSNGIGTVIRNS; this is encoded by the coding sequence ATGGAACGGATCACAGTCGTAAAAATAGGCGGCAACGTCATCGACAACCCCGCGGCGATGAAGCGCTTCCTGAAGGAGTTCGCCGCGCTGGAAGGCCCCAAAATACTCGTGCACGGAGGCGGAAAACTGGCCACGCGGCTGGCCGAGCGGCTGGAGCTGAAGGTGCAGATGGTCGACGGACGCCGCATCACCGACAAGGGAACGCTTGACGTGGTGACGATGGTTTACGCCGGGCTTATCAACAAGCAGGCGGTGGCCGGATTGCAGGCCGCAGGATGCAACGCCCTCGGGCTGTCGGGCGCCGACGGAAACGCCGTCACGGCCCGGCGCCGCAGCCCCCAGCCGGTCGACTACGGGTTCGTGGGCGACATCGAACGGGTGGACTCCGCGCTGCTGCGCAGGCTGCTCGAAGACGGCATGGCACCCGTCTTCTCGGCCATCATGCACGACGGAAAAGGGACCCTGCTGAACTGCAACGCCGACAGCGTGGCTTCGGCCGTAGCGCTGGGCGCGGCGGAAATCGCCCCGACAGACCTGGTTTTCTGCTTCGAGAAAGCCGGGGTTCTGCGCAACCCGGACGACGACACGTCGCTGATCCGTGAGATCACGGCCGCAACCTATCCGCCGCTCAAGGCCGACGGCGTCGTGAGCAAAGGGATGATCCCCAAGATCGAAAACGCCCTGAAAGCCGTCGAAAAAGGGGTGCGGAGCGTGACGATCCGAAGCTCCGAAAACCTGTCGAACGGAATCGGAACGGTGATCCGGAATTCATAA
- a CDS encoding M20 family metallo-hydrolase: MDAHITEVVELLKQLIATPSRSRDEARTADLLHAFLAQRGAAPERLANNVWARAEGFDPARPTLLLNSHHDTVRPAASYTRDPYAPTVEDGKLYGLGSNDAGASVVCLLETFLTFRTRPLPFNLVLGISAEEECMGENGIRALLPVLGKVDMALVGEPTGMQAATGERGLVVLDCTAHGRSGHAARGEGVNALYIALDDIARLRSFRFGRESELLGPIGIAVTQIEAGTQHNVVPDTCRFVVDVRTTDAYSNEETVGILRAALRSEAVPRSTRIRAAAVGGEHPLVKAAVAAGRETYVSPTTSDRTLMPFPALKMGPGQSSRSHTADEFVLLEEIAEGIAVYEKYIGKLAQEYGWKTLG; this comes from the coding sequence TTGGACGCACACATCACAGAGGTCGTAGAACTCTTAAAACAGCTCATCGCGACGCCCTCCCGCTCACGCGACGAGGCGCGCACGGCAGACCTGCTCCACGCATTCCTCGCCCAACGCGGAGCGGCGCCCGAACGGCTTGCGAACAATGTCTGGGCACGGGCCGAGGGGTTCGACCCCGCACGACCGACGCTGCTCCTGAATTCGCACCACGACACGGTGCGCCCGGCGGCATCGTACACGCGGGACCCCTATGCGCCCACCGTCGAGGACGGAAAACTTTACGGACTGGGAAGCAACGACGCGGGGGCTTCGGTGGTATGTCTGTTGGAGACTTTTCTCACGTTCCGCACGCGTCCGCTGCCCTTCAACCTCGTGCTGGGAATCTCGGCCGAGGAGGAGTGCATGGGCGAAAACGGCATCCGCGCCCTGCTGCCCGTTCTGGGGAAAGTGGACATGGCGCTGGTGGGCGAACCGACGGGGATGCAGGCCGCAACAGGCGAACGGGGACTGGTCGTTCTGGATTGCACGGCGCACGGCCGGAGCGGCCATGCGGCGCGCGGCGAAGGGGTCAACGCCCTCTACATCGCGCTGGACGACATCGCGCGGCTGCGCTCTTTCCGCTTCGGACGGGAATCGGAACTGTTAGGACCCATCGGCATTGCGGTGACGCAGATCGAGGCGGGCACGCAGCACAACGTCGTGCCCGACACGTGCCGCTTCGTCGTGGATGTCCGCACCACGGACGCCTACTCGAACGAGGAGACGGTCGGGATCCTGCGGGCGGCCCTCCGCTCCGAGGCCGTGCCGCGGTCGACGCGCATCCGCGCCGCGGCGGTCGGCGGGGAACATCCGCTGGTGAAGGCCGCAGTCGCCGCGGGACGCGAAACCTATGTTTCGCCGACCACTTCGGACCGCACGCTGATGCCCTTCCCGGCACTCAAGATGGGTCCCGGACAATCGTCGCGGTCGCACACGGCCGACGAATTCGTCCTCCTCGAGGAGATCGCGGAGGGAATCGCCGTTTATGAAAAGTACATCGGAAAATTAGCACAGGAATATGGCTGGAAAACTTTGGGATAA